The following proteins come from a genomic window of Musa acuminata AAA Group cultivar baxijiao chromosome BXJ1-7, Cavendish_Baxijiao_AAA, whole genome shotgun sequence:
- the LOC135680155 gene encoding uncharacterized protein LOC135680155: MSRFLARSGDRCLPFFRALKNPKVSPGEKLSVYLAASPHAVSSVLVKENSGEQLPVYYVSHVLNGPEERYPPIEKLALALILSARKLRPYFQAHPVEVVTDQSLRQVLSKFDVVGWLLKWAVELGEHDIQYMPRTAIKAQSMADFIAELTQIGDESLGQPPETWVLHVDGSANSKGASAGLVLYAPDGRSFKRSLRFGFRATNNEAKYEALLAGLRLALEMQVVAIRVLTNSQPVAEQLSEGYEARDPTMVKYLAQVKNLTTKFLHFTLSNVPRGENERADTLAKLASKPAPEVRPEVDELPARAIEVAATASGSTPTTWVQELLRFKRDGTLPPDKATAWRLRRTHAWYTEEGGRLYKRSFSYPLLRCLEPDEARTVLAEVHEGIYGEHIGGRTLAHKVLRQGYYWPTMCRDAKAHVQWCRSCQEHARTPRLPAVPLTPIDCAWSFAQWGLDLLGPFLLAAGQWRYIVVGVDYFTKWVEAEPLATITERQIEKFVWKNLVTRFGLPNTIITDNGPQFAGRKFREFCANHGIQLRFNSVAHPQTNGLAEVTNRSILDELKRRVSATRSTWTDELPSVLWALRTTPKTATGESPYILAFGVEAVLPPEVAIATFRTRSYDEEASGEGLRADLDLLEERRADAHVRALSYKRAVARVYNRKV, translated from the exons ATGTCCCGCTTCCTTGCCCGATCaggtgatcgctgcctccccttcttcagggcgctGAAGAACCCAAAAG TCTCTCCCGGGGAGAAGCTAAGCGTCTACCTGGCTGCCTCCCCGCACGCAGTAAGCTCCGTCCTGGTTAAGGAAAATTCCGGCGAGCAGCTCccggtctactatgtcagccacgtccTCAACGGTCCTGAGGAACGATACCCACCGATCGAGAAGCTAGCGCTCGCGCTCATATTGTCCGCCCGGAAGCTACGCCCCTATTTTCAGGCTCACCCGGTGGAAGTCGTCACGGACCAGTCGCTTCGACAGGTCTTGTCTAAGTTCGACGTTGTAGGATGGCTtctcaaatgggcagtggagcttGGCGAACATGACATTCAATACATGCCCAGGACAGCTATCAAAGCCCAGTCcatggccgacttcatcgcggagttAACCCAGATCGGGGATGAAAGCCTCGGACAGCCCCCCGAGACTTGGGTCCTGCACGTCGACGGATCAGCCAACTCAAAAGGTGCTAGCGCGGGACTGGTGTTGTACGCTCCCGACGGGCGGTCTTTCAaacgctccctccgcttcgggttccgggccaccaacaacgaggcgaaATATGAGGCGCTTCTAgcaggactcaggttggccctcgagatgcaggtggtcgcCATCCGCGTCCTCACCAACTCCCAGCCGGTGGCCGAGCAACTCAGCGAGGGATACGAGGCCCGCGACCCGACCATGGTGAAATACCTGGCACAGGTAAAGAACCTGACCACCAAGTTCCttcattttacattatctaacGTCCCAAGGGGAGAAAACGAGCGCGCCGACACACTAGCTAAGTTGGCATCGAAACCAGCCCCCGAAGTCAGGCCCGAGGTCGACGAGCTACCTGCCCGCGCCATCGAAGTCGCGGCCACAGCCTCGGGTAGCACGCCTACTACCTGGGTACAAGAGCTGCTCCGTTTTAAACGGGACGGAACTCTCCCGCCCGACAAAGCGACGGCATGGCGCCTACGTCGCACGCATGCATGGTACACCGAGGAGGGTGGACGGCTCTACAAGCGGTCCTTCTCGTACCCCCTTCTACGGTGCTTGGAGCCCGATGAAGCCCGGACCGTCCTGGCTGAGGTCCACGAAGGGATCTATGGAGAACACATCGGCGGGCGGACCCTGGCACATAAAGTACTccgccaaggttactactggccgaccatgtgtcgGGACGCAAAGGCCCATGTGCAATGGTGTCGCTCAtgccaagaacacgcccgcacACCCCGGCTGCCCGCAGTCCCGTTAACCCCCATCGACTGCGCGTGGTCGTTCGCGCAATGGGGTTTGGACCTCCTCGGTCCCTTCCTCCTAGCTGCGGGACAGTGGAGATACATCGTCGTAGGCGTAGATTATTTTACAAAATGGGTAGAGGCCGAGCCATTGGCGACAATCACGGAACGACAAATAGAGAAGTTCGTGTGGAAGAACTTGGTAACTCGGTTCGGCCTGCCGAACACCATCATCACGGATAACGGGCCCCAATTTGCTGGTCGGAAATTTCGGGAGTTCTGCGCAAACCACGGAATCCAGCTAAGGTTCAACTCGGTGGCTCACCCTCAGACAAATGGCCTGGCAGAGGTGACCAACCGGTCCATCCTAGACgagctcaaaagaagagtgtccgcgaCTCGATCAACTTGGACAGACGAACTCCCGAGCGTACTATGGGCGCTACGTACCACTCCCAAAACTGCAACGGGGGAGTCCCCTTACATCCTCGCGTTCGGAGTTGAAGCTGTCCTCCCACCCGAGGTAGCCATCGCCACCTTTCGAACACGAAGCTACGACGAGGAAGCCTCGGGCGAAGGACTTCGAGCCGACCTCGATCTGCTGgaggagcgacgcgccgacgCACACGTAAGAGCCCTCTCTTATAAAAGAGCGGTCGCGAGGGTTTACAACCGAAAGGTATGA